From a single Rutidosis leptorrhynchoides isolate AG116_Rl617_1_P2 chromosome 5, CSIRO_AGI_Rlap_v1, whole genome shotgun sequence genomic region:
- the LOC139847338 gene encoding G-type lectin S-receptor-like serine/threonine-protein kinase At2g19130, whose product MILNFFLCLSVTISVSYGGDTMFANSSLSGDETLVSKGENFELGFFKAGNSFNYYIGIWYKNYYTNPPTIIWVANRDTPIFHRFDSELKIIDGNLVLLNESKLPIWSTNVTASNLFINSTISVVILDNGNLVLRDGSDSVEPIWQSFDHPTNTWMPGAKFGYNKRTNKSQHLTSWKSVNDPGVGLYSTELHPFRTMIMSKWNGTQQYWDTGSWNPLMGNPFYNYSYQTNENESYFTFSPYDPSTVSRYIMDVSGQFEIQTWSESIKQWNILWAQPETKCMVYALCGPYGFCRSSALTLCNCLTGFQPRSESNWNLSDFSDGCVRKTGLDCGRNIEKQDFLMIKVTSLPLNSSVVTVGGAGECHVTCLNDCSCNAYSFIDHTCSIWNEELLNLSEDDVNGKTIFVKVASKDLPHHRKNGRVKMGIVVGSTTGAVFILGILFIIIYKRKIGFRTRVEGTLVAYAYRYLQIATKNFSVKLGGGGFGSVFKGVLRDSSIVAVKKLESISQGEKQFRSEVKTIGSVQHVNLVRLCGFCAQSDDKLLVYDYMPNGSLHSYLFNDNKQDNNILSWQTRFEIARGVARRLVYLHDKCIDCIIHCDIKPENILLDANFCPKIADFGLAKLVGRDFSRVLTSMRGTRGYLAPEWLTGVAVKAKSDVYSYGMMLFELVHGKRNVEQPDEDYSFTFFPSLAANVVMGGGDILSLVDSRLNGDACVEEVIKVFKVAYWCIQDEEENRPSMSQVERILDGVLDVNMPPIPQSFKFYVDNMQRVNFFSEFTTTTQFHE is encoded by the coding sequence ATGATTTTAAATTTCTTCTTGTGTTTATCTGTAACCATCTCTGTGTCATATGGAGGTGACACAATGTTTGCAAACAGTTCTCTATCTGGAGACGAAACATTAGTATCGAAAGGTGAAAACTTTGAGTTGGGTTTCTTTAAAGCAGGCAACTCTTTTAACTATTACATAGGCATCTGGTATAAAAATTACTATACCAATCCTCCTACAATAATTTGGGTAGCCAACAGAGATACACCTATCTTTCATCGATTCGATTCTGAATTAAAAATCATAGATGGTAACTTAGTTCTGTTAAACGAGTCCAAGTTACCAATATGGTCAACAAATGTGACCGCCTCAAATTTGTTCATAAATTCTACTATATCGGTTGTCATTCTTGATAACGGTAACTTAGTTTTAAGAGATGGTTCAGATTCAGTGGAGCCCATTTGGCAAAGTTTCGACCATCCAACAAATACTTGGATGCCTGGTGCTAAATTTGGTTATAATAAAAGAACAAACAAAAGCCAACATCTTACTTCATGGAAAAGCGTAAACGATCCTGGTGTAGGACTCTATTCTACGGAGCTTCACCCGTTTCGGACGATGATTATGAGTAAGTGGAACGGGACCCAACAATATTGGGATACCGGGTCATGGAATCCGTTGATGGGCAACCCGTTTTATAATTACAGCTACCAAACGAATGAGAACGAGAGTTACTTCACTTTTTCTCCATACGATCCTTCAACTGTATCTAGGTATATCATGGATGTTTCCGGTCAATTTGAGATACAAACATGGTCAGAATCTATCAAACAGTGGAACATCTTGTGGGCCCAACCTGAAACGAAATGTATGGTCTATGCTTTATGTGGTCCTTACGGGTTTTGCAGGTCGAGTGCGTTGACATTATGTAACTGCTTGACCGGTTTTCAACCAAGATCAGAGTCTAATTGGAATCTGAGTGATTTCTCCGATGGTTGTGTGAGAAAGACGGGTTTAGATTGTGGTAGAAACATTGAAAAACAAGATTTTTTAATGATTAAAGTGACAAGCCTGCCTTTAAATAGTTCTGTTGTTACAGTTGGTGGTGCAGGAGAATGTCATGTCACTTGTTTGAATGATTGCTCGTGTAACGCTTACTCTTTTATCGATCACACGTGTTCAATTTGGAACGAAGAGCTCTTGAATCTTTCGGAAGATGACGTTAATGGGAAAACGATATTCGTCAAGGTTGCTTCAAAAGATCTTCCACATCATAGAAAAAACGGTAGGGTCAAAATGGGTATTGTAGTTGGGTCGACTACGGGCGCTGTTTTTATCCTGGGCATACTGTTTATTATAATCTATAAGAGAAAGATAGGTTTTCGAACAAGGGTTGAGGGAACGTTGGTGGCTTATGCATACAGATATCTACAAATAGCCACTAAAAACTTCTCTGTTAAGTTAGGAGGAGGTGGATTTGGGTCCGTTTTTAAGGGGGTATTGCGTGATTCATCCATTGTGGCAGTGAAAAAACTCGAAAGCATCAGTCAAGGGGAGAAGCAGTTTAGGAGTGAAGTTAAAACAATCGGGTCAGTTCAACATGTTAATCTTGTACGTCTGTGTGGATTTTGTGCACAAAGTGACGATAAGCTATTGGTGTACGATTACATGCCAAATGGTTCTCTGCACTCATATCTTTTCAACGACAATAAACAAGATAATAATATTCTAAGCTGGCAAACGAGGTTTGAAATCGCACGTGGAGTAGCAAGAAGGTTGGTTTATCTTCATGACAAGTGCATTGACTGTATAATTCACTGTGACATAAAGCCGGAAAACATTCTTTTGGACGCCAATTTCTGTCCAAAAATTGCTGATTTTGGCCTAGCAAAGCTTGTGGGTCGAGATTTCAGTAGGGTTTTGACAAGTATGAGAGGGACACGAGGTTATCTAGCACCCGAATGGTTAACGGGAGTGGCTGTCAAGGCCAAATCAGATGTTTATAGCTACGGAATGATGCTTTTTGAATTAGTACATGGTAAGAGAAATGTAGAACAACCTGATGAAGATTATAGTTTTACGTTCTTTCCTAGTTTGGCTGCGAATGTTGTTATGGGGGGAGGTGATATACTTAGCCTAGTTGATAGTAGGTTAAATGGGGACGCTTGTGTCGAAGAAGTTATTAAAGTGTTCAAAGTTGCGTATTGGTGTATtcaagatgaggaagagaataggCCTTCAATGAGTCAAGTCGAACGGATTCTTGACGGAGTTTTGGATGTCAACATGCCTCCTATTCCGCAATCGTTCAAGTTTTATGTTGACAACATGCAGCGTGTCAATTTCTTCAGCGAGTTCACAACTACAACGCAATTCCACGAGTAG